The Malus domestica chromosome 10, GDT2T_hap1 genome contains a region encoding:
- the LOC139188569 gene encoding uncharacterized protein, which produces MAGMDGGVAAKGIRMMVAAARNGNIGLDEFLNCGEEVQTQNKERQIQDKRVDNLEKQVGQIAEFMGQFREQGRLPRSTVVNPKGGFESAKAMHLRSGKQVGSDLNPSKPRSNEEEELRIEEEEQRPVTAKVEPNVPQVPSDPNSSNSSNKGKNVSSSVSTNDFPANVPFLSRFKQTKKEEAEKDILETFRKVQVNIPFLDAIKQVPRYAKFLKELCTNRRKISTKEVVKVSENVSAILQRKLPPKCKDPGSFTIPCVIGNSRFESAMLDLGASINVMPYSIYASMNLGALKNDGVIIQLADRSNAYPKGVLEDVLVQVNH; this is translated from the exons atggctggaatggatggaggAGTGGCGGCTAAGGGTATAAggatgatggtggctgcggcaaggaatgGGAATATAGGGTTGGatgaatttctgaattgtggAGAG gaagtccaaactcaaaacaaagagaggcaaatccaagacaagagggtggacaacttggagaagcaagtgggacaaattgccgagttcatggggcaatttcgTGAGCAAGGAAGGTTGCCTCGCTCAACGGTGGTCAATCCGAAAGGTGGAtttgaatctgcaaaagctatgCATTTGCGAAGTGGAAAGCAAGTCGGATCTGACCTCAACCCATCCAAGCCACGTTCCAACGAGGAGGAAGAGTTgagaattgaagaggaggaacaaaGGCCAGTCACGGCCAAGGTGGAACCAAATGTGCCGCAAGTTCCAAGTGATCCCAATtcgtccaattcatccaataaaggTAAAAACGTGTCAAGTTCAGTTTCTACTAATGATTTCCCTGCAAATGTCCCTTTTCTTAGTAGGtttaagcaaacaaagaaagaagaagcggaaaaagacattttggagacgtttcggaaagttcaagtcaatatcccctttttggatgcaatcaagcaagtcccgaggtacgcCAAGTTCTTGAAGGAACTTTGCACCAATAGGAGGAAGATTTCGACCAAGGAGGTGGTCAAAGTAAGTGAAAACGTCTCAGCCATCTTACAACGCAAGCTGCCCccaaaatgcaaagatccgggtagttttacaattccgtgtgttATTGGTAATTCTAGGTTTGAATCTGCTATGTTAGAcctaggtgcatctataaatgtcatgccatattcaatttatgcatctatgaacctaggagCGTTGAAAAACGATGGGGTAATCATACAAttagccgatagatctaacgcctatccaaagggagttttggaagatgtgttagtgcaggttaatcattag